From Carnobacterium alterfunditum DSM 5972:
TGCTGAATTGCGCTTTTCTTGGAGAAAATCCAATTAGAGCTGCATCTCCCTCATGCCCGCTTGCGTATTTGTAGTGGTAACTCCCGAAACCAATAATATCCGTGCCCCACATCTTAGGTTCATGGCCCGTCGTTTGACTGAATAATTGGATCAATTGATGTGTATCTTGCCGTTTATTCTCGTCTTCGATTTCTTCTACAAACTTTGCGACATTTTCGGTTGTTTCTTGTGTTTTATTTTTAACCATCCCTAGATCCTCCTCTGCCAAATCCGTTCCATTAACGATTAGCGTCTCATTCCAATCAATGCAGTCGCTTCTTCCATGGTCAACGATTGAGGAAAATACTTATTCCATACCGAAACCAATTGTTTTAAATCATATGTACCATAAATTTTTCGAGCATTTTCCAACTGTCTTAAGAAAAGAGCAGGATTTTCTAGTTTTTTATTTTTATTAATAGCAGAGAGAAGTTCATTTGGAATGACAAGTGTCACTTCGTCATTCACTTGAAAAGCGAACAGGTAGCCTGATTCAATACTTGACTGAACAACGGCAAGTGTTTCAGCAGATGTTTCTAACAATACACCACTGGCTAAATCAGAAAGAACTTGTGCTGCCTTTGGATCTAATTGCGCAAAAAAATGCGTTGCCTTTTCGATGATGACTGGTTTTAACTGGTCAACAATTTCAGCTTTTTTAGCACTCTTTCGAATCGGTGTATGCTGGTTTTCAGCAATTTGAAACAACTGATTTTTCTTGTAAGCTAAAAGTCCTTTTTCTAAATCACTGTACGGTGTCCCTTTGATCAGTGGCACATTATGTATTTCTATCATTTATCTAACCTCCTATCTTTTCACTATCATTTTATTTCATTCTACCGTATTTTATCTCATTCGTAAAATCAGTAAAAAAGACATAAAAATAAGCAGCTCTTTTTATGTCTTTGGATCAGCCATTAATTTGCCATTGCACTCATATCCATGTACATGATCTCCCACAGATGTCCGTCTAGATCACTGATTCGGCGGTAATACATC
This genomic window contains:
- a CDS encoding DUF1801 domain-containing protein; this encodes MVKNKTQETTENVAKFVEEIEDENKRQDTHQLIQLFSQTTGHEPKMWGTDIIGFGSYHYKYASGHEGDAALIGFSPRKAQFSIYLSQPDNEKRAEKLSRLGKHKMGKGCLYIKKVSDIDPAVLKELTQDSMNFVKETYTESKKG